ATTTTTATCGCCAAGAAGTAAATTTCTTTTTAATCCACTTTTCTGACTATATTGTACCCAATCGAGAAACACTGCTTTAAAAATACGAAATAATTGCTTGATATCTTCAGCAGCCAATTGATCGATATCATCAATTGTTACGACTATTCGCCGCTGCTGCTGTACTAACGTGTCTTCTACTTCTTCTTTATTTGTGTGTTATTATATACAATAAATCTTAACAGGACTATATATCTTTAGATAGGTTTAAACCATTTATAAGTATAGATAAATAGAATTATCTGTCGATTCTAAGGTAGAAGTACATAAGCGGTTGTCCACTTTTTTACTGGCACATAATTAATATTGTTTGATTATGAAATTCCTTGTTGATGCGAAACAGGTAGAAGCAAATGTATTAGCTTTAGAAGTTTACACTCTTATCAACAATGGAAGATGTAACAATTTTTTTTATTGCCTAAAGTTTTTTAGAAACGGCATTCAAAAAATTTCAGAAGATATCATACAAGACAGCAAAGAGAGCGGCAGAGAATATCTGGACAATCCTCTATCTCTTGCATTAGAAGACCAAACAAGAAACTTGTTTACTAATTGCTTCTACCTTTTGCAAGATTGCCCTGAGAGTGGTACATGGTTCCTAAACGGCAAAAAAGATGAAGAAAACGGAAAGACTTTAGAGCGATTGAAGTACCTTTTATTTAAGCTTGTGGAAACAGATAACTCCCAAATCAATAAATTCATTTTTGATGGACTAACAAAAGCTTGTGGTTTGCGGTTAGAGCAGTTAAACATCAGTTCAAGCTATTTATTCAGGAATCCCCCCGTCCTCTTGCACCACAAGCTTTGAAGTTTCAGATCGATAAATATAGCTCTCTACAAAACTTTCATACTATTCCATTTAAACTAAAGTGACATAGGTATCACTTTCTGCCTAGGGGAATAAGGATGTTAGAATGAAGTTGGTATAATCTCATTAAGATAAATAAACAATGGATTTGGCTTGCAATTGATTGCACACGCCGAGAAATTGTCGGGGTATATATTGGCGATCGCTCTAGCCAATCAGCAAAATCGTTATGGCAATCTTTACCATTGTTGACAATCACTGCTACCGCACGGTCTTGAGGCTCTCCACACTGGAGCTAAACATATCCGTAAAAATGCTCATGACCGTGCGCTCCCTAATCTTAATATTGGTACTGACCGACATCCCCGATTGCAGTTGTATTTTGCGTCCGTTCGCCAAAAGCGACTGTTGTGACAATCGTACCTTAGCCGGAAATCTGTAGTACGGATAAATTTGGTCTGGTGGCAAAGCATCAGAGCCAATCGAAATGAGCTGACCTTTGATATCGCCAAATTCGCTAAAGGGGAACGAGTCGATTCGCACATCCACTGTCATTCCCTCTTTGACAAAACCAATATCTTTGTTGGTGATATATACCTTAGCGATGAGTGCATCATCAGGAACAACCTTAAGAATTGGTTCGCTAGAAGTGACAACAAATCCTGGAGTGTGTGCCTTGAGTTCAAAAATTGTACCAGCTACCGGGGAATTAATTTCTTGATATTTCAAATTCATCTGAGTTTGACTCAGTTGAGAATCAATTTCTGCTATCTTTTTGTGATTCTCAACTATGGCTTTTGTCAACTGAGAATCAATTTCTGCAATGCGTTTGTTGTTATCTGCAATCTGCTGTAGCCAATCTTGACGAGAGAGAGCAATTGTGTTTTGTAGCTTGGCTTGTGCTTGAAAAATAGCTGAATTTAAACGCGCCCGTTCCTGAACGAGTTGGTCAATTTCAGACTGACCGTTTCTCACTTCCTGTTGCTGTTTGAAGTATTGAATTTTAGAAATCACTCCATCTTGCATCAATGGAGTGACACTATTTAAAATGCCTTTGTTCATTGCCAAGGTATCAATAGTGGAAGCTTGTTTAATTTCAGCTTGTTGTCGTTGATGCTGCAATTGGACAATCTCTAACTTTGCTGCAGCAACACGAGCATTCAATTCAGCTTGGTTTGATTGCAGGCGTTCTTTTTGTTCTACTGTTAACCTATTGGGAGATCTCAAACTATCCAATTGAGCGCGATACACTTGGTTGTCAGCAATTAATGTTGCTCGACTTTTGGTAAGGTCGAGCATCTCTCTTGGGAGTGAAGGAGTGAGGGAGTGAGGGAGTGAGAGAGTGAGGAGATTTTTTTCCCTCCCTCCCTCTTTCCCTCGCTTTCTCCCTCCTCTTAATTGGGATTGATAGAATTGGTTTTCTTGAACTAAAGAAACACGTATTTTCTGTAAAGAAGCAAGTTGTGCTAAAGCTGTTGTAGGGTCAAGACTCAGGAGACGTTCTCCACTCTTTACGTGCTGTCCGTCCTCTATATGAATTTGTTTTACCACCCCACCTACAGGGGCTTGTACTTCTTTGACGGTACCTGTTGGCTCCAACTTACCTGTGGCTGAAACCGCTTCTTCAATTTTGGCTACGTTTGCCCAAATGATAGCACCCGCAGTGACTGCCATCAAACTCCATAATATTGCTCTTGACCACTTTCTTGGTTGAGTAAGAATTACGGGTTGGTCAAACTTGAGGAGTGAGGGAGGGAGAGAGTGAGGGAGTGAGGGAGTGAGGGAGTTTGGATTTTGTTTGATGGAAGTATCGGTGGCAATTTTATGGCTTGAATGTTTACCATTTCCATTTGAATTATTTCCTTTTCCATTACTGATATTCATAATTTTTCCTGTATCTATAAATAATGTGTCATTTAGAAATCAATATTGATATATTGTTTGTTATTGCTTTTGAGATAATCCATGGGAAGAGAACATATTAAAAACCATAAAGATTTAGAGGTTTATAAACTAGCATTTGATGCTGCTATGAAAATATTTGAGGAGTCTAAAAAGTTTCCAGTGGAAGAAAGATACTCTTTGACCGACCAAATTCGTCGTTCTTCAAGATCTGTCTGTGCTAACTTAGCAGAGTCTTGGCGCAAGCGTATGTATGAAGCAGCGTTTGTAGCCAAGTTAAGCGACTGTTCGGCTGAAGCAGCAGAAACCCAAACATGGATAGAGTTTGCTGTTCAATGTAAATATTTGGATGTAGAAGCTGGACGCGAGCTTTACAAAACCTATAATTCAATTCTTGCTATGTTAGTTTCCATGATTCACAACTCAGATAAATGGATAATACCTCCCAGTAACAACAAATAACTCTTACTCTCCCTCACTCCCTCCCTCCCTCCCTCCTTCACTCCCTCACTCCTCCCACCGCTTCTTGCTGTTGGTAGAGACAGTAGTACCGTCCCATCATCGCCATCAGTTCTGCATGAGTTCCCTGTTCCACAACGGAACCTTGGCTCATCATCAAAATGACATCGGCACTACGGATAGTCGCAAGACGGTGGGTGATGAAAAATACTGTTCTTCCCTTGAATGCTTGTGCTAGATTTAAACACACTTGGCGTTCGGTGTCGTAATCCAAAGCACTGGTCGCTTCATCTAGAATCAATAGTGGTGGGTTTTGCAGTACTGTACGAGCGATGGCAATCCGTTGTCTCTGTCCACCGGATAGGGCAGAACCCCTCTCCCCAACACGGGTTTCATAACCATTGGGTAAATTCATGATAAAGTCGTGAGCGCAAGCAATCTTGGCAGCTTCTACAATCTCTTCTGGAGTGGCATCAGGCATAGTCAGGGCAATATTTTCCTGAACTGTAGTATCAAATAACAGAGTATCTTGCAGCACCATGCCAATTTGACGGCGTAAGGAGTAAAGTTCGACCTTATTGATATCGTAGCCGTCAATTTTGATCCGACCAGAATCGAGTTCGTACAGGCGGGGTATGAGTTTGGTGAGCGTGCTTTTGCCAGCACCACTTTGTCCCACCACTCCAACAAACGTTCCTGCTCCAATATCTAGATTGATATTGACCAATTGGGGATTGGGACTCTTGCTAAAGCTGAAGGTCACATTCTCGTATTTGACATTACCTTGAATAGCTGGCATTGGGATATGGGAGTATGAGGGAGTGAGAGAGTGAGAGAGCGAGGAAAAATTCTCTCTCCCTCCCTCACTCCTTCCCGGACTCACTCCTCCTAGTCCAGCTATCTCGCTTTCAGTAGGATTATCTAGAATATCAGCAAGTCGTTCTAGAGATAATGCCGTTTCTTGGAAGTTCTGCCACAGTTGTATCAATCGTAACAAAGGACTGGTGACATAACCTGCAATAATACGAAAAGCAATTAGTTCTCCCAAAGTGAGTTGACCTTCAAGTACTAAAAAAGCACCAACCCACAGCAAGAGCAAGCTAGAAAGTTTGTTGAGGAAGTTGCTGAGGGAACTTGCGGTATTGCTCGTCAGCACGTTCTCAAAAGAAGCACTAATGTAACGTGCGTAACGGGTTTGCCACTGCCATCGGGAATTGAGTTCGATGTTCTGTGCTTTGACAGTTTGAATGCCAGAAACCACTTCGACTAAGTAGGATTGCGTTTCGGCATTGCGTTCTGCTTTGGTTCTGGTTTGGCTGCGGATGATGGGAGCAAAGATATATGTCAGCAGGGCAAATAGGGGTACTGTTGCAAGTGCTACGATAGTGAGCAACCAGCTGTAAATGACCATCACCGCAATGTAAATGACAGAGAAGATAGCATCCAAGACTACGGTTAGGGCAGTTCCCGTAAGGAAGGAGCGGATGTTCTCCAGTTCGTTGATGCGGCTTGAGATTTCACCGACAGGACGCTTCTCGAAATAGCGCAGTGGTAATCTGAGCAGGTGGTCGATGACCTCCGAACCCAAGCTTAAGTCGATGCGGTTGGTGGTATCGACAAAGAGGTTGGTTCTCAGCCAAGTAATAACCCCTTCCACCACAGCCATGGCTATCAATAGAAATCCCAACACATGGAGGGTATTGACACCGTTTTGGATAATAACTTTATCAATAATGACTTGGGTAATGAGGGGGTTAGCCAGTCCCAAGAGTTGTACAAATAAGGAAGCAATAAAAACTTCGATAAGTACTGTACGATGTTTTTTGATAGCAGGAAGAAACCAACTCAAACCAAAGCGGCGTAGTGACGTTTCTTTTGTAGGTTGCAGCAGTAGTACTTGACCTTCGTCCCCCCAAATATCGGCAAATGCTGTGGGGTTTAAACGTCTGATGCCCTGTTCTGGTATTGCCAAAACCAATTCTTTGGAAGTGGCTTTGTAGAGAATGGCGAAACTATCTTGCCAAGGGAGGAGTGCTGGTACTGGTAGGCGAGGGACACTGAGGGCTGGAACTTGTACTAGTTGAGAGGTGAGTCCCATCAGTTCGGAGATCGCACCGCACAGTTGAATGGAAATGCCACCCGTGCGCTGAAAGTTGTTGACCAAGGCACGTTTGATAACATCTCGCTTGAACGGCATTCCCCAGTATTCAGCTAGCATTTGGAAGCAGGCAACGGACGCATCCACCGGACCCCTGCCACGAACGTGAGGGTATTTGACCGATTGGGGGCTTGGTTCTTCTGGTTCCTCCGGGCGTTCTGGGGCGTAGGGTACATCTTGCCAGAGTGAGGAGTGTCTGAGTGTCTGAGTGTCTGAGTGAGGGGAAACAGTGTCCCCTGATATTGTTAGTTCCCGCAAACCAATGAGACGAACTGGTTTGTCAGCTTCTACTTTAATATATGCTTGTGGGTCATGAGAGTTGAGGCTACAACCTATAGCATAATTGGAACTACCGCCACTCACCAGCCACAGAAGATTGGGGTCTAGCTGTTGAAGTAGCGTTGTGCCTGGGGGCAAGTTGAGGACTGTAGCTGATGCGTGATGCTGAATTGCCAGTTCTTTAAGATTGGCATTCCCCTTAGCCCTTCTTTCTAGTTCTGCACCCAAGAGGTCATACACTTCAATTAAGGAAGAGTGATTGCTATATACATCTCTTAAGACTGGTTCGAGTTCTAAAAGTTCTCGAAAATCGGCTGCACTTAGGGTAAGACAGAGGGTTTCACTTGATGCGATCGCGGTTTCACTTGCAACACCCCTCACCAAGCTGGCAGCGCCTAATACCGCTCCTGATTTCAACAATTGCAGTGTTTCTGGAACTTTGGCTCCGGGTGCGTAACCGATAAGACGCGCTCCACCTGAGTAGATAATGACAATTTTATCGGGCATGGTTTCTCGCACAAAGATGGCTTGCCCCATGCGATAGCGTAGTGGTTGGAGTTTTGAGGCAATGCGTTCAACACTCCTGACATCCAGCTGGTTGAAGGGGTGGTGTTGAGCGAGAAAATCAATGATAGTGGTAGTGCTGGATGTCATCTTGTTAGGAGAACTGGGGTAGGTGTATCGTTAAGAATGGTTGGTTGGGCATTACGAACGGCTTCTGCAAGCATTGTCTCAAACATCTGATTGAGCAGAAACGCACGCATGGCATCGTCCAACTGGGCGCTGATAAATTTCTCCAATCGTAGGATGACTACCCATTCTCCTAACTTGGTTGGTGGTAGCAGTTCTCCCGGTTGGGAGGTGGAAAGCATTTTGGTGATGGTAGGATGGGGTTGTGACAGGGGAACCGGACCTAGCAATCCTCCTGTTTGTGCTTCTGCCCCTTGCGAGTATTCAAGGGCACATTCAGCAAAGGTCTGTTCTCCTGCTAGTATGCGAAAGAAGAGTTCTTGAGCAACTTCTATCTCAGGAGTACGGATGAGGGAATAAACAACTTTGTCTAATTGGGACTTGTTGTTGAGAAATATGGATTCAATCTTCGCTCCCCACGTGGCAATTTTAAATTTCTCAATCCTGAGTTCTTTTGTTGCTAGTGCTTCGAGTTGCTCAATTGTCATCCCATATTGCTGCAACTTTGTTTGGAGTAGTTCGGGTGTGGTAATTTGGTTCTTCTGGTAGAACTGCTCTTGGGCGCTCTTTTTCTCCTCCACAGTCAGTGTGACAGGAGCAATAGCAGAGTCAATCGTCATGGAGCGACATAACTGGGGAAGCATTTGGTACTCAGCTAGCAGGCGAAAAACCTCTGCTTCTGTGATTGTGCGATTCCCAAATTGGAGAATTTGAGCCATAGAGAGTTTGGGTAGATGACAGAGTGGGAGGATGAGGTGGTGAGGTGATGAGGTAGTGAGGTGGTGAGGGGGTGAGGTAGTGAGGTGGTGAGGGGGTGAGGTAGTGAGGTGGTGAGGTGGTGAGGTGATGGGGTGGTAAAATTCTCCCCATCTCCCCATCTCCCCATCTCCCCATCTCCTCATCTCCTAAACCTTTCACCAAATAGCAAGAGGGAGTGTTGTTTTTGGTACAAACTCCCAATTGCATGATGGCTTGTTGGTTATCTATATCACAATGATAAGTACACGGAATTTGGTTGTAAAGTTGGCAATTGAATGCGTGAAAATACTAAGTGGCTGCTCTATGAGTTGACAATGAGGATGTGGAAAGGCTACTGTACTAATCTGGAGTGAACTTTCGGGTTTGTCTATCCCAAAATGTAAATACACAGAGAGTTTTGAGCAAGCGCGTATAAAAATCCCACGCAGGGCACGGTGATCCAATGTAATTATTCACTCCCCCCCCTGCAAAATCCTCGAAACCCCTGATTTATCGTTGAGAGGTAGGGGGGAGTGTGAAAGGTTACATCCAATGGATCCAATTACCTACAAGTACCAAAAAATATCACCCGGAAGATAACTTGTCTGGTTACATTCGCTACTTTTCCTCTATATTGTTACGGTTCTGATTTTTTTCAAAATATCTGGATAGGAAATCTACGATCCATTTCCCCAGAGTCATGTCTTTAGATGTCCAGTTAGGAACTTGCTCTTCATCAATTCCAGCACCTAAAGTTTCTTCAAGAGATAATACAAGCTCTAGCATATCCCACCCAGGAGTTGGCAAGTTTATTAAGTGTCTAAAGCTATCATCTGGATACAACTTCTCAGGAGATAGTCGATAAGCTTTGCCTAATTCTGTTCGGCAACACTTCACTGTTTTTCTCGCCACCTCACCTGACAATTGCAGCCTGTGGAGAAATTCCTCATCGCTCATACCAGAACGCTGCAAAATCTCATCTAGCTTTTTAGATTGATTAAACCAAAAGTGCATAAACTCCTCCCTTGAGTTCTCTCTAATTACCTGTAGAGAAATATTGGTCATACGACTTTCGGATAAAAGATCCAGAAGCGTAGCCGACAGTGAAGCCGAAAAGAAAATGTAGTGTCATAAACGTGGTTGATTGTACAGATCGAAACAAGATAGCTCTATTTGCAGTGTAGAGTTCTCCAAAGGCTTGGGTCATAGCATTTCTTCTCCATATCGCTCCACGTACAAGCACATCATCTCCAATTGTCAAAGCTGTAGTAAAAGCTGTGCCAAGTGCAACTTCGTAATCTGGTTCTAATATACCGCCTGTGAAACCAAGTCCAAAACCTGCTAGCAATGCGGCTTGACTTCTTGAATGTGTAGCTATTGCTTTCCTGAACAATTGCCGTGCGCCAGTTTGAATAATTGGTCCTAACCCAGCTGGAGTCAGATAGATAGCCCCACCAAGCATAGCTCCAGCAGCAGCTCCACCAACTGCTCCTACTAATGCAAACTTCAAAGTTTCTTTGCTGAAGACTTCACCTGATTTACTATAGCCGTAGTATCCACCTCCTGCTGCACCAGCGAATGCACCAATAATTGCACTACCAGTCAACACCTCTGTTAATGTGAATTTTCCACTTGGATCAGTCCCGTTAACGGGGTTAGCATGAGTATAGATGTACTTATGTAGCGTCAAAGGTTCACCCAGCCTACCTTCATAGGTATCCCGTCTAGTAAACCGCCCAGTTTCAGTGTCGTAGTACCTAGCCCGTAGATAGTAATCACCTAAATTGGAGTCATACTGCTCGCCAGCAAACAGATACTTGTTACTTACACTGCCAGTAGAATTCAGCAGTTCCCCGTATGCCTCATAGTTGTAGGTGTTTACAACACTACCACTTGCATCAGTGAGCGCTCGCGTGCTGCCCAATCCATCAACATGGTAGAAGGTGCTCTTGATGCCCTGTTTCTGGGAAATCAAGTCCGAGCCGTAAGTATAGGACGCTTGCACCGCGCCATAGGGGGAATACTCTTCCAACACTTGACCGTAGGGCTGAACAGTATCAATCAGATAACGAGTTTCTTGATTGTTCACTATCGATGCAACCCGAATACCCTCATCGTTGTATCGATACTGCATTGATTGAAGCACGACACCTGACGAATTCTTAAGCGTTGCGGTACTCAAACGGTTCTCGTAATCCCAGGTATAGGTGGTTGTAATGCCGTTTTCGGTCTTTGTTAAGGTATTTCCATTGTTGTCATAGGCATAACTAGCAATAACTTTCTGATTGACTTTTTCGTTCTCTAGCCGATCGTTGGCATCGTAAGTGTACACCGTATCTGTTGTGACAGCATTCACGGCTTCACTTTTGGTCTTGCGGTTACCTACCTTATCATAGGTGTAGTCGTAAACTCGATTACCATTGACAGCATCGGTGATTTTTTCTTGAGTTAACTGATACAAGTCGTTATAAGTGTATTCAACAATTCGTCCGGTATTGTCTTCCACCTTCCGTCGATTGCCCACAAGATCGAGTGTGTAGGTGTAGGTGGAGATAATTTCACCACTAGCTTTTTTGTTTTCCAAGACCCGCAGGCGATTGAGCTCGTCATAGCGGCGAACTTCTTGTGTACCGTTGGCAAATTTTGTCAGAAGTAGATTGTTCACCCCATCGTAGTCGTAGTCTGCTGTGACGATGTTGTTCTCAATCACTTGATCGAGGCGATTGCGCCGATCAAAGGTGTAGTTCACCGTACCACTGGGTGTAGTAACTGATGTGCGATTGCTAGCAGCATCGTAGGTGTAGCTGATGCTTCGGCTGAATCCACTGATGGTGACAGTGTGCTGTATGAGGCGATCGCGTTCATCGTAATCACTGTCTGTGATTGCCGTTGTCACGCTACTCGCATTTATAAACTTAACAACGTCCTGTAGCCCGGTGTTTGTGTAGGTGTAGGTGACCTTTGAGCCATCCCCAAACAGCTTTGAGGTTATGCGGTTTTGGGGGTCGTAATCATAGGTAATGGTACGGCGATTGAAGTCGGTGTAGGTTTTGAGATTGCCTACCGCATCATAGGTCGTGTCAGAGCGTTGACCCATTGGTAGAATCACTGCTTTGCGCCGACCAAGCTTATCGTATTCATACTGGGTACGGCGATCGAGAGCATCTTCCATCCAGATTAAGTTCCCGACCTCGTTGTAACCATACTCAGTCCAATCTCCAAAAGCATTTTTCACCCCTGTCAATTGACCCAGCGCATCGTAGCGATACTCTGTGGGCTTCCTGTTTTGGTCTGTAGTCGCAATCCTCCGACCTAATGCATCATACTCCTGAGTGGTGTAACTCTTATCGTGGAAGTGGGTTTCTTTGAGCCGTCCCAAGTCATCATATTTATAAGTAGTAGTGTAGTTGAGCGCATCTGTTTGAGAAACAAGCTGTCCTGCCAAATCGTACTTATAAGTTGTTTTGGGATTATCAAGTGGGTTTGTAGGGGTATCATCAGCGTTCAGGATTTCAGTCTGGCGACCAGCTGCGTCGTAACGAAACTCAGTACGATTGCCAAGCTCATCAATTTGCGCTTTTACCAACCCGTCCGTGTAGTAGATGGTTTCGGTTTTAGGATTGTCCCATAGTTCTGGTGAAAGATTCTGGTCATCTGGTGTCTTATCAGGATAAACCGTAAAACGTAAGCGACCAACTTTGTCATAAATATATCTCGTCACCCGCCCCAGTTGGTCAGTGGTCTCAATTTGACGACCCGCCGCGTCGTACTTAGACTTTGTGCGGGGATTGTCGTCTTTCGTATTGGTCGTTTTGTCGGGGTAGATTGTTTCAACAAGCTCGCCTTTGTCATTGTAGATAGACTCAGTGCGTCGAGTGAGCGCATCAATCACCGCAGTTTGCCGACCCAGCTTATCGTACTCGTAGGTCGTAGTCCAGTTTTCGGCATCGGTCATTGTCTTGAGGTGTCCCTCTTTATCATACGTCCACTGAGTCAACAGTGTTTGTACGCCAGTCGGTGTTGTTCTTGTGCGAGTTTCAGTCTTCTTGTTGCCATCACCATAGTAGGTATAGGTGGTAGTACGGTTTAACGCATCTGTGACAGTTTCTACATTACCAAAAGCATCGTAGGTAAATTTTGTGGTCTGCTCATTTGCATCCCTGACCGACTTGAGTTGCCCACTGAAGTCATAATCGTAAATTGTTGTCTTTTGAAAAGCATCTAATGTTGAGCGCAGATTGCCCTTGCGATCGTAAGTATTGGTAGTTGTACGACCCAACGGGTCAGTCTCAGTTAACAGACGACTCCTGTCGCCGTAGGTATATATAGTTTTGTAACCTGAAGGTTGCTGCTCAACAATCTTTTTCCCTGTGGCATCTGTGGTATAACGAGTGACAATACCTACTTCTTCTGAAAGCTTGTTGCCAAGAACATCGTATTTGTATTGGGTAGTCAAGCCAATTTGGACGTTATCATTTGGGTTAAGGTCTGAGCGGTCTGAGATGACAGTGTCTTCTAGAACATTGTTATTATCGTCATACTGCCGCTTGGTAATCTTACCTTGAGCATCAATCTCAGTCACAACATTGCCCCAAGCATCATATTCGTAAATTGTGGGATGACCTAGTTGATCTCGTACAACCTGTCTGGAGTTGTTGGGGTCATACTCCATTTCTACCTTTTTGCCATTGATGTCCTCAATGTACTTCAGACGACCTGTTACCGAGTCGTAATCATTCCGTACTCCAGTTCTACCAAGTGGGTCGATGATATTGTCGAGATAATGCTGCTTTTTACTGCCGTACTCGAAACGAGTTGTATTGTTCTCCCTGTCGGTAACAGCAATCAAATCTCCTTTGGCATCATAGTCATACTTGATGAGGTAGCCCATTGGATCTAGTACTGACGCAATTCGCCCAATAGCATCCCTCTCGAAGGTAATTTGCTTGCCAGTGGAGCTATAAATCCCCCCATCCGTATAGGTCAGCTTGTTACCATTGGTATCTGTAACTGTCAACAAATCACCCGTATTGGCATCAATTTCGTAGACAATCCCATCTTTGGTCGTCAGCACATAAATGCCACCAAAGTTGATATCGGCGGGGTTATAGGGTACTCCACCATTTAAGCCCACGTACTCACTACTACCAGC
This genomic interval from Scytonema hofmannii PCC 7110 contains the following:
- a CDS encoding four helix bundle protein, whose amino-acid sequence is MGREHIKNHKDLEVYKLAFDAAMKIFEESKKFPVEERYSLTDQIRRSSRSVCANLAESWRKRMYEAAFVAKLSDCSAEAAETQTWIEFAVQCKYLDVEAGRELYKTYNSILAMLVSMIHNSDKWIIPPSNNK
- a CDS encoding peptidylprolyl isomerase; translated protein: MAQILQFGNRTITEAEVFRLLAEYQMLPQLCRSMTIDSAIAPVTLTVEEKKSAQEQFYQKNQITTPELLQTKLQQYGMTIEQLEALATKELRIEKFKIATWGAKIESIFLNNKSQLDKVVYSLIRTPEIEVAQELFFRILAGEQTFAECALEYSQGAEAQTGGLLGPVPLSQPHPTITKMLSTSQPGELLPPTKLGEWVVILRLEKFISAQLDDAMRAFLLNQMFETMLAEAVRNAQPTILNDTPTPVLLTR
- a CDS encoding peptidase domain-containing ABC transporter, coding for MTSSTTTIIDFLAQHHPFNQLDVRSVERIASKLQPLRYRMGQAIFVRETMPDKIVIIYSGGARLIGYAPGAKVPETLQLLKSGAVLGAASLVRGVASETAIASSETLCLTLSAADFRELLELEPVLRDVYSNHSSLIEVYDLLGAELERRAKGNANLKELAIQHHASATVLNLPPGTTLLQQLDPNLLWLVSGGSSNYAIGCSLNSHDPQAYIKVEADKPVRLIGLRELTISGDTVSPHSDTQTLRHSSLWQDVPYAPERPEEPEEPSPQSVKYPHVRGRGPVDASVACFQMLAEYWGMPFKRDVIKRALVNNFQRTGGISIQLCGAISELMGLTSQLVQVPALSVPRLPVPALLPWQDSFAILYKATSKELVLAIPEQGIRRLNPTAFADIWGDEGQVLLLQPTKETSLRRFGLSWFLPAIKKHRTVLIEVFIASLFVQLLGLANPLITQVIIDKVIIQNGVNTLHVLGFLLIAMAVVEGVITWLRTNLFVDTTNRIDLSLGSEVIDHLLRLPLRYFEKRPVGEISSRINELENIRSFLTGTALTVVLDAIFSVIYIAVMVIYSWLLTIVALATVPLFALLTYIFAPIIRSQTRTKAERNAETQSYLVEVVSGIQTVKAQNIELNSRWQWQTRYARYISASFENVLTSNTASSLSNFLNKLSSLLLLWVGAFLVLEGQLTLGELIAFRIIAGYVTSPLLRLIQLWQNFQETALSLERLADILDNPTESEIAGLGGVSPGRSEGGRENFSSLSHSLTPSYSHIPMPAIQGNVKYENVTFSFSKSPNPQLVNINLDIGAGTFVGVVGQSGAGKSTLTKLIPRLYELDSGRIKIDGYDINKVELYSLRRQIGMVLQDTLLFDTTVQENIALTMPDATPEEIVEAAKIACAHDFIMNLPNGYETRVGERGSALSGGQRQRIAIARTVLQNPPLLILDEATSALDYDTERQVCLNLAQAFKGRTVFFITHRLATIRSADVILMMSQGSVVEQGTHAELMAMMGRYYCLYQQQEAVGGVRE
- a CDS encoding HlyD family efflux transporter periplasmic adaptor subunit, which translates into the protein MNISNGKGNNSNGNGKHSSHKIATDTSIKQNPNSLTPSLPHSLPPSLLKFDQPVILTQPRKWSRAILWSLMAVTAGAIIWANVAKIEEAVSATGKLEPTGTVKEVQAPVGGVVKQIHIEDGQHVKSGERLLSLDPTTALAQLASLQKIRVSLVQENQFYQSQLRGGRKRGKEGGREKNLLTLSLPHSLTPSLPREMLDLTKSRATLIADNQVYRAQLDSLRSPNRLTVEQKERLQSNQAELNARVAAAKLEIVQLQHQRQQAEIKQASTIDTLAMNKGILNSVTPLMQDGVISKIQYFKQQQEVRNGQSEIDQLVQERARLNSAIFQAQAKLQNTIALSRQDWLQQIADNNKRIAEIDSQLTKAIVENHKKIAEIDSQLSQTQMNLKYQEINSPVAGTIFELKAHTPGFVVTSSEPILKVVPDDALIAKVYITNKDIGFVKEGMTVDVRIDSFPFSEFGDIKGQLISIGSDALPPDQIYPYYRFPAKVRLSQQSLLANGRKIQLQSGMSVSTNIKIRERTVMSIFTDMFSSSVESLKTVR